A window of Gemmatimonadota bacterium contains these coding sequences:
- a CDS encoding Ig-like domain-containing protein, producing MSPRPAASPWRALLGALAVLAGVVACSGIITGPDGGPDTRPRSIMVAPSQMVLVPNDTARLTPSLFDVTGTATTVEPGQTMRYVSLDPSIAMVDSTGLVTGIADGATTVRAEYGALGLGIPVRVLARPRLVVVSGDAQSGEQGDTLPLPLVVRALDPAGQPVANVAVSFSASIGGGSITAADATTDASGLADARWVLGLPLGPQLVAVHAAGYDSVTFLATATAGTRVVRVDLLPSDSVLVGAGDTTTIPRRAYNVADVELPNATFAWSSSALAVATVAPTGQVTSVAPGTAYIKATSGTGADSVLFTVLAPPSIGIAPETLSFITNEGTSPAPQAFDITNAGGDRLTGLSISIAYGAGASGWLSVALDSTAAPLTVPVTPATDALVAGDYTATITIASSRPNVASREVTVQLSVQGSVPLPKLDLGPDIDHSAQLQARRSLTIPTNASGPVLVTLRTTDVSGLLLSAGASVVGSEQTQVEIEGGTNEAQYWMQGMVGGSERTVNVVAEAVGYAPDTLVILTRRPMYRLRRFETESVPATGGADPVFVLELGDVSRFTGEWVPMAVSVGVTAPVFTLQAEQPTIGLVQHFATPVTSGGDQGPAVTVTFAVQPEYNSTSSGQFVGTPASLRLARTGVAGSASVHVSAAPPEWDPVVATLGFTLTGPEVPIILVAPDAPMLASTAGSVVPATSASAITNAGVGTLDGLAVDVLYGAGASDWLLVTLDGTTAPTTLRFAASAEFLAAGTYTATVTVSSTVSGVDPVDVPVILTVEDGPRIVIVSGDGQQVEWGEIAPDSLKVRVLQADGTPLGDAFVSFTVSSNGGSVLPTDEVTDENGYVATRWRMSEQLGTHTVTVRRAGYRSAVFTGTAIAGTYVTRVAITASRLNFSSIGDSERFSADAYNLADSLITSKSFLWESTDLAVATVDDSGTVSIVGAGTTYIRASVNDGIDSVLVTVTLPLPVGLSIVSGDAQSATVGTALAAPVVIRYIGIGGAPVSGASLRVQGIHGCCNPFLDSTVTTDAAGLASIRPTMPTVASPATFTVSVVGAPTVTNATFTATPLPGAAVALQFSLNTGGGNAGSIIAPGWVVRAMDAFSNTATAFTGPITVALSNGPTGITTLGGTTTRNAVAGVATFNDLTVNVAATSWVLLATSPGLATAGSAAFSIGIPFDFTLVNTPLVALGGTATVRAISGVPAYGAGFVVSLAPSNGAILGVSAPATVTIPPGDSVATWTIVGLSTGTTFLNLTRDGAGAGQISVTVSSNTISVPLILNAPYTRTTSLPINLTQPAPAGGTTLTVTSSDPAIVTVLTPTVTIAAGTLSANAQLEGRTLGEAAVLVSGPALATGVSTVRVTAALDFIETSTSLNANFNTATVRARLLSGGTVFPAPVGGIPLAFVSRDPACVAAPTATSVPAGANTIDVVLEYGGSAATTCSTRIIVSSSSFDSDSVSVTVNPQPTSTLSVTPRIAAGLVRQGTVSLGAASPPGGTLVSLASSDSTRLLLSPDDATVGHGTLELTIPPGSFSASFWYAGVEGQGGTTATISGTAARYVAPLARDITIDTLGVEFSGSTSLTTLGGDGGGTVVLGSITGAAGSQSVINESVVRAGGSSYAVTVTSTSPAVAVPVVAGVAAATRVVTIGPGQSRASVGIRPLTSGTTTFQATAPAVISPVRAGYPGTITITQPTTALSVTPRIAAGLVRQGTLSIGAASPPGGTVFTLASSDSTRLLLSPDAETVGHGTLDLTIPAGQFSISFWYAGIEDQGGTTATISGTVPGGLYSDPTPRDITIDTLGVELSGSSSLTTLGGDGSGTAILGSISTSGTNQSVINESVVRAGGRTYTVTVASTSPAVAIPVVGGTAGASRTVTIAPGQSRAGFGIRPLTSGTTTFTGTAPDVVTPSRVGYPATITITQPTVALSVTPRIAAGLVRQGSISLGAASPPGGTVIALSSSDSTRLLLSSDASTIGHGTLDVTIPAGQFSASIWYAGVEDQGGTTATISATVPGGLYSAPAPRDIAIDTLGVEASGSTSLTTLGGDGNGTVTLGSISTSGANQSVINESVVRAGGRTYTVTLTSTTPTVAVPVVAAVAASPRIVTIGPGQSRANFGIRPLVAGTTTFTATAPDAVTPVRTGYPATLTVVSPSSSISLSPRVGAGLAMQGTVSFAVAIPAGGATVTLTSSDPTRLLVARDVTSAGAAQITIPVNQGQFSTSFVVMGLEDVTGSPTVTAQTAGFTDAIATVAVEPIGVQWSGTSSLTTLAGDGSGTVYLGIITGVAGNRSVSPEQVIRTGGVSRTITLTTSAPSVVLPVVAGVAQQGISVAILPGESRASVGVRPIGAGVATIAPSGVGLVPAESPTVPQTVTVTVPRISLSLSGTTVGSGLAQAGTLSFESGIPVGGLTLTLTSTDSSLLRLAPDGSTAGTGQLVLPLTAGTFSRAITMMALEGVTGSVGITATITGYRDTTFAITVVAPAVALDGPPATRTISAGDIAFQALVGVPVGNGVRQQLVRFGAPAPLTVTLTSSAPTVGTLVIGGVAGSPATLTIPVGESSTPNVVATRANFRPLTSGNATITATVPGFVQQGDAIRTVTVTP from the coding sequence ATGTCGCCGCGTCCCGCCGCCTCGCCCTGGCGCGCCCTCCTCGGCGCGCTCGCCGTGCTGGCGGGCGTGGTGGCGTGCAGCGGGATCATCACCGGGCCCGACGGCGGACCGGATACGCGGCCCCGCAGCATCATGGTCGCGCCGTCGCAGATGGTGCTGGTGCCGAACGACACGGCCCGGCTCACGCCGTCGCTGTTCGACGTGACGGGCACGGCGACGACCGTCGAGCCGGGCCAGACGATGCGCTACGTGTCGCTCGACCCGTCGATCGCCATGGTCGATTCGACCGGTCTCGTCACCGGCATCGCGGATGGCGCGACGACGGTGCGCGCCGAGTATGGTGCGCTCGGGCTCGGGATCCCGGTGCGCGTGCTCGCGCGGCCGCGGCTCGTGGTCGTGAGCGGTGATGCGCAGTCCGGCGAGCAGGGCGACACGCTCCCGCTCCCCCTCGTCGTGCGTGCGCTCGATCCGGCGGGGCAGCCGGTCGCGAACGTCGCGGTCTCCTTCTCCGCGAGCATCGGCGGCGGGTCGATCACCGCGGCCGACGCGACGACGGACGCGAGCGGCCTCGCCGACGCCCGTTGGGTGCTCGGCCTCCCGCTCGGGCCGCAGCTCGTCGCGGTCCACGCGGCCGGCTACGACAGCGTGACCTTCCTCGCCACCGCCACGGCCGGCACCCGCGTGGTACGCGTCGACCTGTTGCCGAGCGATTCCGTCCTCGTGGGCGCCGGCGACACCACGACGATCCCCCGTCGCGCGTACAACGTTGCCGACGTCGAGCTGCCGAACGCGACGTTCGCCTGGTCGAGCAGCGCGCTCGCCGTGGCGACGGTCGCGCCGACCGGCCAGGTGACGAGCGTCGCGCCCGGCACCGCGTACATCAAGGCCACGTCCGGCACCGGCGCCGACTCCGTCCTCTTCACCGTGCTCGCGCCGCCCTCGATCGGGATCGCGCCCGAGACGCTCTCGTTCATCACGAACGAGGGGACCTCGCCCGCGCCGCAGGCCTTCGACATCACCAACGCCGGCGGTGATCGCTTGACGGGACTGTCGATCAGTATCGCATACGGGGCAGGGGCGAGCGGATGGCTCTCGGTCGCGCTCGACTCGACCGCCGCGCCGCTGACCGTGCCGGTCACGCCGGCGACGGATGCGCTCGTCGCCGGCGACTACACGGCGACCATCACCATCGCGTCGTCGCGACCGAATGTCGCGTCGCGCGAGGTGACCGTGCAGCTCAGCGTGCAGGGGTCGGTGCCGCTGCCGAAGCTCGACCTCGGACCGGACATCGACCACTCGGCGCAGCTGCAGGCGCGTCGCTCGCTCACGATCCCGACGAACGCGAGCGGGCCGGTGCTGGTCACGCTCCGCACGACGGACGTGAGCGGTCTGCTCCTCTCGGCCGGGGCCTCGGTCGTCGGGAGCGAGCAGACGCAGGTCGAGATCGAGGGCGGCACGAACGAGGCGCAGTACTGGATGCAGGGCATGGTGGGCGGATCCGAGCGGACGGTGAACGTCGTGGCGGAAGCCGTCGGCTACGCGCCCGACACCCTGGTCATCCTGACGCGGCGCCCCATGTACCGCCTGCGCCGCTTCGAGACCGAATCGGTCCCCGCGACGGGCGGGGCCGACCCCGTGTTCGTGCTCGAACTCGGCGACGTGAGTCGCTTCACCGGCGAGTGGGTGCCGATGGCCGTCAGCGTCGGTGTCACCGCCCCGGTCTTCACGTTGCAGGCGGAGCAGCCGACGATCGGCCTGGTCCAGCACTTCGCCACGCCCGTGACGAGCGGTGGGGATCAGGGTCCGGCGGTCACGGTGACCTTCGCCGTGCAGCCGGAGTACAACTCGACGTCGTCGGGCCAGTTCGTCGGTACGCCGGCGAGCCTGCGTCTGGCGCGCACCGGTGTCGCGGGCTCTGCGAGCGTGCACGTGAGCGCCGCACCGCCGGAGTGGGATCCGGTAGTCGCGACGCTCGGCTTCACGCTCACCGGGCCGGAGGTGCCGATCATCCTCGTCGCGCCCGATGCGCCGATGCTCGCCTCGACCGCAGGGTCGGTGGTGCCGGCGACCAGCGCGTCGGCCATCACGAATGCCGGGGTCGGCACGCTGGACGGACTCGCGGTCGACGTACTGTACGGCGCCGGCGCGAGCGACTGGCTGCTCGTGACGCTCGATGGCACGACCGCGCCGACGACGTTGCGGTTCGCCGCGTCGGCGGAGTTCCTCGCGGCCGGGACCTACACCGCGACCGTCACCGTCTCCTCCACGGTGTCGGGGGTCGACCCGGTCGATGTCCCCGTGATCCTCACGGTGGAGGACGGGCCACGCATCGTCATCGTGTCCGGCGACGGGCAGCAGGTGGAGTGGGGCGAGATCGCGCCGGACTCGCTCAAGGTGCGCGTTCTCCAGGCGGACGGCACCCCGCTCGGCGATGCCTTCGTCTCCTTCACCGTCTCGAGCAACGGCGGCAGCGTACTGCCCACCGATGAGGTGACCGACGAGAACGGCTACGTCGCGACGCGTTGGCGCATGAGCGAGCAGCTCGGCACCCACACCGTGACCGTGAGGCGCGCCGGCTACCGGAGTGCGGTCTTCACCGGCACCGCGATCGCCGGCACGTATGTCACCCGCGTCGCGATCACCGCCTCGCGCCTGAACTTCTCCAGCATCGGAGACAGCGAGCGCTTCAGCGCCGACGCGTACAACCTCGCCGACTCGCTCATCACCTCGAAGTCGTTCCTCTGGGAATCGACCGACCTCGCCGTCGCGACCGTCGACGACTCCGGCACGGTCAGCATCGTCGGCGCCGGCACCACGTACATCCGCGCCTCGGTCAACGACGGCATCGACTCGGTGCTCGTGACGGTCACGCTCCCGCTCCCGGTCGGACTCAGCATCGTATCGGGCGACGCGCAGTCCGCCACCGTCGGCACCGCGCTCGCGGCCCCGGTCGTGATCCGCTACATCGGCATCGGCGGCGCGCCGGTGAGCGGCGCTTCGCTCCGCGTGCAGGGCATCCACGGCTGCTGCAACCCCTTCCTCGACAGCACCGTCACCACGGATGCCGCGGGCCTCGCGTCGATCCGGCCGACGATGCCGACGGTCGCGTCACCCGCGACCTTCACCGTCAGCGTCGTCGGCGCGCCGACGGTCACGAACGCGACCTTCACCGCCACGCCGCTCCCGGGCGCCGCCGTCGCGCTGCAGTTCTCGCTCAACACCGGGGGCGGGAATGCGGGGAGCATCATCGCGCCCGGGTGGGTCGTGCGCGCGATGGATGCCTTCTCGAACACCGCGACCGCCTTCACCGGGCCCATCACCGTCGCGCTCTCCAACGGCCCGACCGGCATCACGACCCTCGGCGGGACGACCACACGCAACGCCGTCGCCGGTGTCGCGACCTTCAATGACCTCACGGTCAACGTCGCGGCGACGAGCTGGGTGCTCCTCGCCACGTCACCGGGACTCGCCACGGCGGGGAGCGCCGCGTTCTCCATCGGGATTCCCTTCGACTTCACGCTCGTCAATACGCCGCTCGTCGCGCTCGGCGGCACCGCGACCGTGCGCGCCATCTCCGGCGTTCCGGCGTACGGCGCGGGCTTCGTGGTCTCGCTCGCGCCGTCGAACGGCGCGATCCTCGGCGTCAGCGCGCCGGCGACCGTCACGATCCCGCCGGGCGACAGCGTCGCGACCTGGACGATCGTCGGGCTCTCGACGGGCACGACCTTCCTCAACCTCACGCGCGACGGGGCAGGCGCGGGACAGATCTCGGTCACGGTGAGCAGCAACACCATCTCCGTCCCCCTCATCCTCAACGCCCCGTACACGCGCACCACGTCGCTACCGATCAACCTCACGCAGCCGGCCCCGGCGGGCGGAACGACGCTCACCGTCACCTCGTCCGATCCGGCGATCGTGACCGTTCTCACGCCGACCGTCACCATCGCGGCCGGAACGCTCAGCGCGAACGCCCAGCTCGAGGGGCGGACACTCGGCGAGGCCGCGGTGCTCGTGAGCGGTCCCGCGCTCGCCACCGGCGTCTCGACGGTCCGCGTCACTGCCGCCCTCGACTTCATCGAGACCAGCACCTCCCTCAACGCGAACTTCAACACCGCGACCGTGCGCGCGCGCCTGCTCAGCGGCGGCACCGTCTTCCCCGCGCCGGTCGGCGGCATCCCGCTTGCGTTCGTCTCGCGCGACCCGGCCTGCGTCGCCGCCCCGACGGCGACGTCGGTCCCCGCCGGGGCGAACACCATCGACGTCGTCCTCGAGTACGGCGGCTCGGCGGCCACCACCTGCTCCACCCGGATCATCGTCTCGTCGAGCAGCTTCGACTCCGACAGCGTGAGCGTCACCGTCAACCCGCAGCCCACGTCGACGCTCAGCGTGACGCCGCGCATCGCCGCCGGCCTCGTGCGCCAGGGCACCGTCTCGCTCGGTGCCGCCTCGCCGCCGGGCGGGACGCTCGTCTCCCTCGCGAGCAGCGACTCCACGCGGCTCCTGCTCTCGCCCGATGACGCCACGGTCGGGCACGGAACGCTGGAACTCACCATCCCGCCGGGATCATTCTCGGCCAGCTTCTGGTACGCCGGCGTCGAAGGGCAGGGCGGCACCACGGCCACGATCAGCGGCACCGCGGCGCGCTACGTCGCGCCGCTCGCCCGCGACATCACCATCGATACACTCGGCGTCGAGTTCAGCGGCTCCACCTCGCTCACCACCCTCGGCGGCGATGGTGGTGGTACCGTGGTGCTCGGGTCGATCACCGGCGCCGCCGGCAGCCAGAGCGTGATCAACGAGTCGGTCGTGCGGGCCGGCGGCTCGAGCTACGCCGTCACCGTCACCAGCACCTCGCCGGCGGTCGCCGTACCGGTCGTTGCCGGCGTCGCCGCGGCCACGCGCGTCGTCACCATCGGCCCCGGCCAGTCGCGCGCGTCGGTCGGCATCCGTCCGCTCACGTCGGGCACGACCACCTTCCAGGCGACGGCGCCCGCGGTCATCTCGCCGGTCCGCGCCGGATATCCCGGCACCATCACCATCACGCAGCCGACGACCGCGTTGAGCGTGACGCCGCGCATCGCGGCGGGCCTCGTGCGCCAGGGCACGCTCTCCATCGGCGCCGCCTCACCACCGGGCGGCACCGTCTTCACGCTCGCGAGCAGCGACTCCACGCGCCTCCTGCTCTCGCCCGACGCCGAGACCGTCGGCCACGGGACCCTCGACCTCACCATCCCCGCCGGCCAGTTCTCCATCTCGTTCTGGTACGCCGGCATCGAGGACCAGGGCGGGACCACCGCGACGATCAGCGGCACGGTGCCGGGCGGGCTCTATTCCGATCCGACTCCGCGCGACATCACCATCGATACGCTCGGCGTCGAGCTCTCCGGCTCGTCGTCGCTCACCACGCTCGGCGGTGACGGCTCCGGCACCGCGATCCTCGGATCGATCAGCACCAGCGGCACCAACCAGTCGGTGATCAACGAGAGCGTCGTGCGCGCCGGCGGGCGGACCTACACCGTCACCGTCGCCAGCACCTCACCCGCCGTCGCGATCCCTGTCGTGGGCGGCACCGCAGGGGCGTCGCGGACCGTCACGATCGCCCCCGGGCAGTCGCGTGCGGGCTTCGGCATCCGTCCACTCACCTCCGGCACGACCACCTTCACGGGCACCGCACCGGACGTCGTGACGCCGTCCCGCGTCGGGTACCCGGCGACGATCACCATCACGCAGCCGACCGTCGCGTTGAGTGTCACGCCGCGCATCGCCGCGGGACTCGTGCGACAGGGCTCGATCTCGCTCGGCGCCGCCTCGCCGCCGGGCGGCACGGTGATCGCGCTGTCGAGCAGTGACTCCACGCGCCTCCTGCTGTCGTCGGATGCGTCGACCATCGGCCACGGGACGCTCGACGTCACCATCCCCGCCGGCCAGTTCTCGGCGAGCATCTGGTACGCCGGCGTGGAGGATCAGGGCGGGACGACCGCGACGATCAGCGCCACGGTGCCAGGCGGCCTCTACTCGGCGCCGGCCCCGCGCGACATCGCCATCGACACCCTCGGCGTCGAGGCCTCGGGGTCGACCTCGCTCACCACCTTGGGGGGGGACGGGAACGGCACCGTCACGCTCGGTTCCATCAGCACGAGCGGCGCCAACCAGTCGGTCATCAACGAGAGCGTGGTGCGCGCCGGCGGACGCACATACACCGTCACGCTCACGAGCACGACACCGACCGTGGCCGTGCCCGTCGTCGCGGCCGTCGCGGCGTCGCCGCGCATCGTCACCATCGGTCCCGGGCAGTCGCGCGCGAACTTCGGCATCCGGCCGCTCGTGGCCGGCACGACGACCTTCACGGCGACCGCCCCGGACGCCGTCACACCGGTGCGCACCGGGTATCCGGCGACGCTCACTGTCGTCTCGCCCAGTTCGAGCATCTCGCTGAGTCCGCGTGTGGGCGCGGGCCTCGCGATGCAGGGCACGGTCAGCTTCGCGGTCGCCATCCCCGCGGGCGGTGCCACGGTGACGCTTACGTCGTCCGACCCGACGCGCCTGCTGGTGGCGCGTGACGTCACCAGTGCGGGCGCGGCACAGATCACCATCCCCGTGAACCAGGGCCAGTTCTCGACGAGCTTCGTCGTGATGGGACTCGAGGATGTCACCGGCAGCCCGACGGTGACCGCTCAGACCGCCGGCTTCACCGATGCCATCGCGACCGTCGCGGTCGAACCCATCGGCGTGCAATGGTCGGGCACGTCGAGCCTCACCACGCTCGCCGGCGATGGGTCAGGGACGGTCTACCTCGGCATCATCACCGGCGTCGCGGGCAATCGCTCGGTCTCGCCTGAGCAGGTGATCCGCACCGGCGGGGTGTCGCGGACCATCACGCTCACCACCTCCGCCCCGTCGGTGGTGCTGCCGGTGGTCGCGGGCGTGGCGCAGCAAGGCATCAGCGTCGCGATCCTCCCCGGGGAGTCGCGGGCCAGCGTCGGCGTGCGCCCCATCGGTGCGGGCGTGGCGACCATCGCCCCGAGCGGGGTTGGCCTCGTGCCGGCCGAGTCGCCGACCGTCCCGCAGACGGTGACCGTGACGGTCCCGCGCATCTCACTCTCATTGAGCGGCACCACGGTCGGGAGCGGTCTCGCGCAGGCCGGAACGCTGAGCTTCGAGTCGGGCATCCCCGTCGGCGGTCTCACGCTCACGCTCACGTCCACCGACTCGTCACTCCTGCGGCTCGCGCCCGACGGCAGCACCGCCGGCACCGGCCAGCTGGTCCTCCCGCTCACCGCGGGGACCTTCTCGCGCGCCATCACGATGATGGCCCTCGAAGGGGTCACCGGATCGGTCGGTATCACGGCGACGATCACCGGCTATCGGGACACGACGTTCGCGATCACCGTCGTGGCACCCGCGGTGGCGCTCGATGGTCCGCCGGCCACGCGGACCATCTCGGCGGGTGACATCGCCTTCCAGGCGCTGGTCGGCGTCCCCGTGGGGAACGGGGTGCGCCAGCAGCTCGTGCGCTTCGGCGCCCCGGCTCCGCTGACGGTGACGCTCACCTCGAGCGCCCCGACCGTGGGCACGCTCGTCATCGGCGGGGTCGCGGGCTCGCCCGCGACACTCACCATCCCGGTAGGAGAGAGCAGCACGCCGAACGTCGTCGCCACGCGCGCGAACTTCCGGCCCCTCACCTCCGGCAACGCCACCATCACCGCGACCGTCCCCGGCTTCGTGCAGCAAGGCGATGCGATCCGCACGGTCACCGTCACCCCGTAG